The Silene latifolia isolate original U9 population chromosome Y, ASM4854445v1, whole genome shotgun sequence sequence TCGAATTGTCAATGACGTACTATAGCGATTTAAATCATTTGGCACACCTTAATATCCAAGTACTTAGTTGCCCAGTGGGCCACCATATCCTGATCATCACTCATACTAAGTACTGTATATGACTTTGAATTTTGCTCCAAGTTGTACTTTGGGTGCACTTCCACCTTGAAGACAAATTGCTTGTCCATAAAAATGTCGAAATATGGCATATCATCCTTTCGTCCATCCTGCATGAATTATATTTGATGAGAATCTAGTCATAGATATTTAAGATACTTTCGTATCATTGTTAGCATGCTCATTTTAACTTGTACAATCTTCAATTACAGAGGGACGGACGGATCACCTGTTCAAGGGCAGAGAGCATGTTTTCTGCCGAGACTTTGATGAAGCTTGTGATTTGCGTCTCAAAGATGACAAATTCCGAGACTTCATTATCTGTACCAATGATGCGAAACTTTACCTGATACCTGAATGGAGAAGTATATGATCATGCCTTGTCAGATATACATAATCAAGTAGTGAGGTATACTAATATGTAAAAAGCGTTTATTTGAAAAGCCTACGTCATCTCTATAGTACCTTGGTATGCTAGTGTCAGACCCTTCCGTACTGCCAATGCATTTTTCCCTCTTGCAAACCCACCTACCTGCATCATTCTTAAGAGCTTTTGTTGTAAAATGCTTGCAACTATCATAGTACCACTTGACATTCAAATCAACATCATATATAGTTGCAACCGTCACATATTTCCCAACCTATATTTGCATCATATATAGTTGTAAAATACATCATATATAGTTGGAGCCGTCACATATTTCCCAttctaaataaaatacaataatacctTTTGACATTTCTTAATCTCTGTGATTGTACTCAAATTATCTCCCAATAGCATGTCGTCCGACTCACTCGAGACATAGGATATAACATTTGAGTCACTTGGTTGTTCACTGATGCGtctcttttatatgatgttttatatctcattttacacgcatttcagagctcatttgtgtagtttaagctaccatttcccctatttccgtctactttcgtgtttttgtacattattgcagaaatgtgaagaattcaacggaaattgagctaaatccgtccccgagtatcctgcattgcattttgacgtggagtattcacttaaggaatgagcttggtgcgcatttcaaggcccgaaagacaaatccacgagatcatagaagtcaagtaccagctaaagcagtcgatcgactagtaccctaggtcgatcgaccaactcacgggatccagaggctactgtacactgctgctcagtcgatcgactgtcatGCTTAGTcaatcgaccacaccgctacttcagacgagaattaaaagaccgaggaataGAAAGCCCAAAGCGATATTAGGTtaaggaattatgttacgtatactttctatataacgtaacctagtttacagagatattcattcagaaatttacctagctttacattcagttttagtttatcaaataattagggtttggaatattggtttgcatcggattttcgtactttcaatcattccgttacaattcttctgcgattttggtattcttcttattccagtttatttctttatttgcattcatagatatagaattgttagttagttcccaaaaccataattatcgttttatgctagccttttgttccgtagttttaattatgaattcttctgttcatttcatcaatcttattgttgttatcattcttagtatgagtagctaatttagtcgtgctaggatgtaggggaattatagtgtaggcggcgtagaatgaacacggactgaatcacgtgtcagtcgatcgattgccat is a genomic window containing:
- the LOC141628846 gene encoding uncharacterized protein LOC141628846; its protein translation is MLLGDNLSTITEIKKCQKVGKYVTVATIYDVDLNVKWYYDSCKHFTTKALKNDAGRWVCKREKCIGSTEGSDTSIPRYQVKFRIIGTDNEVSEFVIFETQITSFIKVSAENMLSALEQDGRKDDMPYFDIFMDKQFVFKVEVHPKYNLEQNSKSYTVLSMSDDQDMVAHWATKYLDIKEAEVGSMCHDLKPKECVAIAENKECPSESSIGDCLITPPLKRSLSKMLEESSDDDCEVRIMGEKSATKIIIEDKYSASKKLLQVKIKKE